TGTTCCCTCAGTCACTGACAGCTCCCAGCCGTGAGCTTCCACGATTCGTTTTACAATAGTCAACCCGAAACCAGTGCCACCACGGGCCGACGAATGGCCCGGTTCGAGAACTTCTTTCCGCTTGTCTGCTGGGATTCCTCGCCCATCGTCTTCGACGTGAATTCTTTGTTCGCCATAACATCCGACACGAACGGTCACGTCAGAGCCACCGTGTTCGACAGCGTTCCGGAACAGGTTCTCGAACACGTGCTGTAACCGGTCGGGGTCGCCTTGGAAAGTCATCTCGTCGACGATTTCGATGGTCGCGTTTTCGGTGTCTACTGTCGCCCAGCACTTCCCGACGAGATCGGTCAAACCGATTGACTCCGTCTCGTCAATCATATCGCCTTGGCGAGCGAGCGTCAATGTGTCCTCGACGATAGCG
This sequence is a window from Salinigranum marinum. Protein-coding genes within it:
- a CDS encoding HAMP domain-containing sensor histidine kinase — its product is MTDRVERERQLRQQNERLDEFASVISHDLRNPLNVAQGRATLLAEQAESEHLDPLLQALDRMDAIVEDTLTLARQGDMIDETESIGLTDLVGKCWATVDTENATIEIVDEMTFQGDPDRLQHVFENLFRNAVEHGGSDVTVRVGCYGEQRIHVEDDGRGIPADKRKEVLEPGHSSARGGTGFGLTIVKRIVEAHGWELSVTEGTDSGARFEFEMAE